A stretch of Microbulbifer bruguierae DNA encodes these proteins:
- a CDS encoding NADPH-dependent FMN reductase, which translates to MSNQRKPRLLALAGSLRQDSWNRQLAAAAAQMARDSGAEVVEVNLRDYPLPLFDEDIEAAGVPELVSRLKDLFASADGLLIASPEYNGSVTAALKNLIDWVSRPDGQYGRAEVFQGRRAALFATSPGGLGGMRGLNHLRDILQPLGTWIAPTMLAVPASMKVFDAEGNLVDEGARNQLHSLVEQTLAAIIV; encoded by the coding sequence ATGAGCAACCAACGCAAACCCCGCCTGCTGGCACTTGCCGGCAGCCTGCGCCAGGATTCCTGGAACCGCCAACTGGCCGCCGCCGCCGCACAGATGGCCCGGGATTCTGGCGCAGAGGTAGTGGAAGTGAACCTGCGGGACTACCCCCTGCCCCTGTTTGATGAAGACATCGAAGCCGCCGGGGTGCCGGAGCTGGTGAGCCGGCTGAAGGACCTGTTCGCCAGCGCGGATGGCCTATTGATTGCAAGTCCCGAATACAACGGCTCTGTCACCGCGGCATTGAAAAACCTGATCGACTGGGTATCTCGCCCGGACGGGCAGTACGGCCGCGCGGAAGTGTTTCAGGGTCGCCGTGCCGCGCTCTTCGCGACCTCGCCCGGCGGCCTTGGCGGCATGCGCGGGCTCAACCATCTGCGGGACATTCTGCAGCCTCTGGGCACATGGATCGCGCCGACAATGCTGGCAGTTCCCGCCTCAATGAAGGTGTTTGATGCAGAAGGTAATCTGGTGGACGAAGGCGCCAGGAATCAGCTGCACAGCCTGGTGGAACAAACTCTGGCCGCCATTATCGTCTAA
- a CDS encoding LysR family transcriptional regulator, giving the protein MPGNSVKDWNNLHYALAVARAGTLSGAALELDVSHSTVLRRIDALEKALKTRLFIRHPRGYVPTEAGQLLMGAAENMQDQLDLLVGRMQGVDETLQGTLIITTVNTLIPQLMPIMRGFQLENPQVRLQLVADRRHLRLEHGEAHIGIRPGAKPTEPDYVVQPGVSLQNTLYASEAYLRECGPLKSRDDLSGHRFIAPVETYDFIPSLDWLARQVPEEQIVFRCNEFSGFEDAARCGVGIAALHSWCAEARPGLLRMIEPPAEWRTNLWLVTHRDMHRTRKVQLFLEWIKRQLARLPPHIGVKP; this is encoded by the coding sequence ATGCCCGGTAATTCGGTCAAGGACTGGAACAATCTGCACTATGCACTGGCGGTGGCGCGCGCCGGTACCCTCTCGGGTGCGGCACTGGAGCTGGACGTCTCGCACTCTACCGTGTTGCGGCGTATCGATGCCTTGGAAAAAGCGCTGAAAACCCGCCTGTTCATCCGTCATCCCCGGGGTTATGTGCCTACCGAGGCCGGACAGCTATTGATGGGTGCGGCAGAAAACATGCAGGACCAGCTGGACCTGCTGGTGGGCAGGATGCAGGGGGTGGATGAAACACTCCAGGGCACCCTGATCATTACCACCGTCAATACCCTGATCCCACAGCTGATGCCGATAATGCGCGGGTTTCAGCTCGAGAATCCCCAGGTGCGGTTACAGCTGGTGGCGGATCGCCGCCATCTGCGACTGGAGCACGGCGAGGCGCATATCGGCATCCGCCCGGGGGCCAAGCCCACAGAGCCAGATTATGTGGTACAGCCCGGCGTATCCCTGCAGAACACCTTGTACGCTTCCGAGGCTTATTTGCGCGAGTGCGGGCCGCTGAAAAGTCGCGACGATCTGTCCGGGCACCGGTTTATCGCACCGGTGGAAACCTACGATTTCATTCCCAGCCTGGACTGGCTTGCCCGGCAGGTGCCGGAGGAGCAGATCGTGTTCCGCTGCAATGAGTTTTCCGGGTTCGAAGATGCCGCCCGCTGCGGGGTCGGGATTGCTGCCCTGCACAGCTGGTGCGCGGAAGCGCGCCCGGGGTTGTTGCGGATGATTGAGCCGCCCGCGGAATGGCGCACGAACCTGTGGCTGGTGACACACCGGGATATGCATCGCACACGCAAGGTGCAGTTGTTTCTCGAGTGGATCAAGCGGCAGCTGGCCCGTCTGCCGCCCCACATCGGTGTAAAACCTTGA